The following are from one region of the Stigmatella ashevillena genome:
- the ileS gene encoding isoleucine--tRNA ligase, with amino-acid sequence MSQPPAPLFATVPNEIDFPADERRTLAFWKERRIFEQTLQGRDQAPAFIFYEGPPTANGLPHNGHVLTRVIKDLFPRYKTMRGFRVPRKAGWDTHGLPVEVEVEKELRIHGKAEIERYGVEPFTQRCIESVFRYTNEWERLTERIGFWVDLPEAYVTYHRSYVESVWWALAELYRKGLLYQGHKVVWWWPQGGTALSSGEVGMGYRTVDDPSAYVAFPLKDAPDTALLIWTTTPWTLPSNMFAAVNPTVDYVTVDAGDRKLIIAAALRDELAKKLKKDLPVLSTQKGSALVGQRYTPPYDVYAQRVGSTELPLKGGGTEAPAWRVIGADFVTLSSGTGIVHIAPAFGEDDYNAFRQERTRFAQPETLELFCAIRPDGTFSEDFPHLTGRFVKDADKDIQRELKERGRLVLVEQYRHEYPFCWRADDDPLIQYARPAWYIRTTSVKDQAIANNRQVNWVPEHIKEGRFGDFLANNVDWALSRERYWGTPLPLWVHSETGEVEAISSLQALREKPGNNLAAIEAELKEFLTHKPGATSSEHLIVHKPWIDKVTFEKPGTPGRFVRVPEVVDVWFDSGCMPFAQWGYPHAAGSREKFAQAFPADFISEAIDQTRGWFYSLLMIGTLIFDEETQRRQGLSPVQGFPIPYKTCIVLGHVSDKEGKKESKSKGNYTPPEIILDEVRMDFAVLDDKAAGVPGVAGEALIAREDMEGLDIQEGAKVQLFRPDAPGTAITVTVKVHKKLKRRVVLLAKKELEALGVAPSARGADVMPVEVPRLAPTERVVLKDPASRAPGADAFRWFFFAASPTWSNTRHSLSNVRLLQKDFQVKLRNVYSFFTIYANIDGFSPATGNAGSSEAPWRAIRQSTGWREPSQRTVLDRWILSEVQLALRDATRSLDAYQVYEAAQRLVALVDALSNWYLRRSRERFWGPGLEQDKQDAYFTLYEALTTITALSAPFIPFFADEMWGNLVRRPWPTSQPESVHLGRFPDVEEHLIDEGLSAEMGAVRELVSLGLKVRTDNRLKVRQPLARADVVLSRRELQDRVAVYRELIADELNVHEVRFLESGQETDVVRYKVRPNLRAMGSRLGPKLAPVRKAFDAADSRSLQRELTLQGKVVLAVDGEQMTFPAEELEVLVEANPGYAAAGAGVGVVVLHTELTEALVDEGLVRELLARVQAARKDMALGYTDRIRLRVDGDARVRKVAEEGRQLISRETLASELHVGPEGFTGQEEEFNLNGLPARLRVERA; translated from the coding sequence ATGTCCCAGCCCCCTGCCCCGCTGTTCGCCACGGTCCCCAACGAGATCGACTTCCCCGCTGACGAGCGCCGCACCCTCGCCTTCTGGAAGGAGCGCCGCATCTTCGAGCAGACGCTCCAAGGCCGGGACCAGGCGCCCGCCTTCATCTTCTATGAGGGCCCGCCCACCGCCAACGGCCTGCCCCACAACGGCCACGTCCTCACCCGCGTCATCAAGGACCTCTTTCCCCGCTACAAGACGATGCGCGGCTTCCGCGTCCCCCGCAAAGCCGGCTGGGACACCCACGGCCTGCCCGTCGAAGTCGAGGTGGAGAAGGAGCTGCGCATCCACGGCAAGGCGGAGATCGAGCGCTACGGCGTTGAGCCCTTCACCCAGCGCTGCATCGAGTCCGTCTTCCGCTACACCAACGAGTGGGAGCGGCTCACCGAGCGCATCGGCTTCTGGGTGGACCTGCCCGAAGCCTACGTCACCTACCACCGCAGCTATGTGGAGAGCGTCTGGTGGGCCCTCGCCGAGCTGTACCGCAAGGGCCTGCTCTACCAGGGCCACAAGGTCGTCTGGTGGTGGCCCCAGGGCGGCACCGCGCTCAGCTCCGGCGAAGTGGGCATGGGCTACCGCACGGTGGACGACCCCAGCGCCTACGTCGCCTTCCCGCTGAAGGACGCGCCCGATACCGCGCTCCTCATCTGGACCACCACGCCCTGGACGCTCCCGTCCAACATGTTTGCCGCCGTCAACCCCACCGTGGACTACGTCACCGTGGATGCCGGCGACCGCAAGCTCATCATCGCCGCCGCCCTGCGCGACGAGCTGGCCAAGAAGCTCAAGAAGGACCTGCCCGTCCTGTCCACCCAGAAGGGCAGCGCCCTCGTCGGCCAGCGCTACACCCCTCCTTATGATGTGTATGCCCAGCGCGTGGGCAGCACGGAGCTGCCGCTCAAGGGCGGCGGCACGGAGGCGCCCGCCTGGCGCGTCATCGGCGCGGACTTCGTCACCCTCTCCAGCGGCACCGGCATCGTCCACATCGCCCCGGCCTTCGGCGAGGACGACTACAACGCCTTCCGCCAGGAGCGCACCCGCTTCGCCCAACCCGAAACGCTGGAGCTGTTCTGCGCCATCCGCCCGGACGGCACCTTCTCCGAGGACTTCCCTCACCTCACGGGCCGATTCGTGAAGGACGCGGACAAGGACATCCAGCGCGAGCTCAAGGAGCGCGGGCGGCTCGTTCTCGTCGAGCAGTACCGCCACGAGTACCCCTTCTGCTGGCGCGCGGATGACGACCCGCTCATCCAGTATGCCCGCCCCGCCTGGTACATCCGCACCACGTCCGTCAAGGACCAGGCCATCGCCAACAACCGTCAGGTGAACTGGGTCCCCGAGCACATCAAGGAAGGCCGCTTCGGCGACTTCCTCGCCAACAACGTGGACTGGGCCCTGTCCCGCGAGCGCTACTGGGGCACCCCCCTGCCCCTGTGGGTCCACTCGGAGACGGGCGAGGTGGAGGCCATCTCCTCGCTCCAGGCCCTGCGCGAGAAGCCCGGCAACAACCTCGCCGCCATCGAGGCCGAGCTGAAGGAGTTCCTCACCCACAAGCCCGGCGCCACCAGCAGCGAGCACCTCATCGTCCACAAGCCGTGGATCGACAAGGTCACCTTCGAGAAGCCCGGCACCCCGGGCCGCTTCGTCCGCGTGCCCGAGGTGGTGGACGTGTGGTTCGACTCGGGCTGCATGCCCTTCGCCCAGTGGGGCTACCCCCACGCGGCGGGCTCCCGGGAGAAGTTCGCCCAAGCCTTCCCCGCGGACTTCATCTCCGAGGCTATCGATCAGACGCGGGGGTGGTTCTACTCCCTGCTGATGATCGGCACGCTCATCTTCGACGAGGAGACCCAGCGTCGCCAGGGCCTGAGCCCCGTGCAGGGCTTCCCGATCCCGTACAAGACCTGCATCGTCCTCGGGCACGTCTCCGACAAGGAGGGGAAGAAGGAGTCCAAGTCCAAGGGCAACTACACCCCGCCGGAGATCATCCTCGACGAGGTCCGCATGGACTTCGCCGTGCTCGACGACAAGGCGGCGGGCGTTCCAGGCGTGGCCGGGGAGGCCCTCATCGCCCGCGAGGACATGGAGGGGCTGGACATCCAGGAGGGTGCCAAGGTGCAGCTGTTCCGTCCGGATGCCCCGGGCACGGCCATCACCGTCACCGTGAAGGTCCACAAGAAGCTCAAGCGGCGCGTGGTGCTGCTGGCCAAGAAGGAGCTGGAGGCCCTGGGCGTGGCCCCCTCCGCGCGCGGCGCGGACGTCATGCCGGTGGAGGTGCCTCGCCTGGCCCCCACCGAGCGCGTGGTGCTCAAGGACCCGGCCAGCCGGGCCCCCGGCGCGGACGCCTTCCGCTGGTTCTTCTTCGCCGCCAGCCCCACCTGGTCCAACACCCGCCACTCGCTAAGCAACGTGCGGCTCTTGCAGAAGGACTTCCAGGTCAAGCTGCGCAACGTCTATTCCTTCTTCACCATCTACGCGAACATCGACGGCTTCTCCCCCGCCACGGGCAATGCGGGCTCCAGCGAGGCGCCCTGGCGCGCCATCCGCCAGAGCACCGGCTGGAGAGAGCCTTCGCAGCGCACGGTGCTGGACCGGTGGATCCTCTCCGAAGTGCAGCTCGCCCTGCGCGATGCCACCCGCTCCCTGGATGCGTATCAGGTCTACGAGGCCGCCCAGCGGCTGGTGGCGCTCGTGGACGCGCTCTCCAACTGGTACCTGCGCCGCAGCCGCGAGCGCTTCTGGGGGCCAGGCCTCGAGCAGGACAAGCAGGATGCTTACTTCACCCTGTACGAGGCGCTCACCACCATCACCGCCCTGTCCGCCCCCTTCATCCCCTTCTTCGCGGACGAGATGTGGGGCAACCTGGTGCGCCGTCCCTGGCCCACCTCGCAGCCCGAGAGCGTGCACCTGGGCCGCTTCCCGGACGTGGAGGAGCACCTCATCGACGAAGGGCTCTCCGCGGAGATGGGCGCGGTGCGCGAGCTGGTTTCCCTGGGCCTCAAGGTCCGCACGGACAACCGCCTCAAGGTGCGCCAGCCGCTGGCCCGCGCGGACGTCGTCCTCTCCCGCCGGGAGCTTCAGGATCGCGTGGCCGTCTACCGTGAGCTCATCGCCGATGAGCTGAACGTTCACGAAGTCCGCTTCCTGGAGTCTGGCCAGGAGACGGACGTGGTGCGCTACAAGGTCCGTCCGAACCTGCGCGCCATGGGCAGCCGCCTCGGTCCCAAACTGGCCCCGGTGCGCAAGGCGTTCGACGCGGCCGACAGCCGGAGCCTCCAGCGCGAGCTGACGCTCCAGGGCAAGGTGGTGCTGGCCGTGGACGGCGAGCAGATGACCTTCCCCGCCGAGGAGCTGGAAGTGCTCGTGGAGGCCAACCCCGGCTACGCCGCCGCGGGCGCGGGCGTGGGCGTGGTGGTGCTCCACACCGAGCTGACCGAGGCGCTCGTGGACGAGGGCTTGGTGCGCGAGCTGCTCGCCCGGGTCCAGGCGGCGCGCAAGGACATGGCGCTCGGCTACACGGACCGCATCCGCCTGCGGGTGGACGGCGATGCGCGGGTGCGCAAAGTCGCCGAGGAGGGGCGGCAACTCATCTCCCGCGAGACGCTCGCCTCGGAGCTGCACGTGGGCCCCGAGGGGTTCACCGGCCAGGAGGAGGAGTTCAACCTCAACGGTCTGCCCGCGCGCCTGCGGGTGGAGCGCGCCTGA
- a CDS encoding WD40/YVTN/BNR-like repeat-containing protein, whose amino-acid sequence MARLEVSLAVLLGLILGACVAPLSLDGRACPCGEGWTCCEATQMCIQPGGTCQQSQQPPALSPTRCLDDHWCWENPTPHAHYYRAVWASGPDDVWAVGAPGMATHWDGLNWKIHRSATDQSLLALFGTGPEDVWAVGREGAVVRWNGKAWQAVGTGLTQLLLSVWGSSPEDIWVVGSGGALLHWNGTDWSRPPDTLPHYYTGIWGFAPDNVWVISAEGNVWRWNGQAWVGEPGFASDRVWSLSGAEGVLWALDEKVDEGIWRVLRFEGGQWRVVHEEHRPFTSIAAMSAQEAWVAGPGGAILRMDKGVSTLSMVGVPENLTHVWGSREAGLWMVGDSGQMLRRTDAGWVSLREGASKTVLGGHEVSASEAWACGEDGMMLRWSEGEWSVLSSGAPVALHDVWGASPGDIWAVGGKETILHSDGTAVSLWWQIPEGATLRGIWGSGPADIWAVGDNGRILHYDGESWSVSESPTTVTLNRVWGTDARNVWAVGELGTLLHHDGKAWTVVPLEKPTRQAFRDVWGSGPKDVWVVGAQGHVRHYDGQRWETGVPFAKGELAGIWGTGPSDIYVLESGQDVIQDLPKDFTNLYHYDGKTWKGTAVPYGGRFNALWGAGREPRIGGAGGSILHYQP is encoded by the coding sequence ATGGCTCGTCTCGAAGTCTCCTTGGCCGTGCTGCTCGGCTTGATTCTGGGCGCGTGCGTGGCGCCGCTGTCCCTGGACGGCCGGGCATGCCCCTGTGGTGAAGGCTGGACGTGCTGCGAAGCGACGCAGATGTGCATCCAGCCAGGTGGCACCTGCCAGCAGTCGCAGCAGCCCCCGGCCCTGTCGCCCACCCGCTGTCTGGATGACCACTGGTGTTGGGAGAACCCGACCCCGCATGCGCATTACTACCGGGCCGTCTGGGCCTCTGGACCGGACGATGTCTGGGCCGTGGGGGCGCCAGGAATGGCCACCCACTGGGATGGTCTCAACTGGAAGATCCACCGCTCCGCCACGGACCAATCGCTGCTGGCCCTGTTCGGCACGGGGCCCGAGGATGTCTGGGCGGTGGGCCGCGAGGGCGCCGTGGTGCGCTGGAACGGGAAGGCGTGGCAGGCGGTGGGCACGGGCCTCACACAGCTTTTGCTGTCCGTCTGGGGCAGCAGCCCCGAGGACATCTGGGTCGTGGGCTCCGGAGGGGCCTTGCTGCACTGGAACGGGACGGATTGGTCGAGGCCCCCGGACACCTTGCCGCACTACTACACGGGAATCTGGGGCTTTGCGCCGGACAATGTCTGGGTCATCAGCGCGGAAGGAAACGTGTGGCGCTGGAATGGCCAGGCCTGGGTGGGCGAGCCGGGCTTCGCCAGCGATCGCGTCTGGAGCCTGAGCGGCGCGGAAGGGGTGTTGTGGGCCCTGGACGAGAAGGTCGATGAAGGAATCTGGCGCGTGCTGCGTTTCGAAGGCGGCCAGTGGCGCGTGGTCCACGAGGAGCACCGGCCGTTCACGAGCATCGCCGCGATGAGTGCTCAGGAGGCCTGGGTGGCCGGACCGGGCGGCGCCATCCTGCGCATGGATAAAGGGGTCTCCACCCTCAGCATGGTCGGGGTTCCGGAGAACCTCACGCACGTGTGGGGCTCGCGCGAAGCGGGGCTCTGGATGGTGGGCGACTCGGGCCAGATGCTGCGGAGGACGGACGCGGGCTGGGTGTCGCTGCGCGAGGGGGCCAGCAAAACCGTCCTGGGAGGCCATGAGGTGAGCGCGTCGGAGGCCTGGGCCTGCGGCGAGGACGGCATGATGCTGCGCTGGAGCGAAGGCGAGTGGAGTGTGCTCTCCAGCGGAGCGCCGGTGGCGCTGCACGATGTCTGGGGCGCGAGCCCGGGAGACATCTGGGCCGTGGGAGGGAAGGAGACGATCCTCCATTCCGATGGCACGGCGGTGAGCCTCTGGTGGCAGATCCCCGAAGGCGCGACGCTCCGTGGCATCTGGGGCTCGGGCCCCGCGGACATCTGGGCCGTGGGGGACAACGGCCGCATCCTTCACTATGACGGTGAGAGCTGGAGCGTCAGCGAGAGCCCCACCACGGTGACGCTGAACCGGGTGTGGGGCACGGACGCCCGGAACGTCTGGGCTGTGGGTGAGCTGGGCACCCTCCTTCATCACGACGGCAAAGCTTGGACGGTGGTTCCCCTGGAGAAGCCCACCCGGCAGGCCTTCCGGGATGTGTGGGGCTCGGGGCCGAAGGACGTCTGGGTGGTGGGCGCCCAGGGCCACGTTCGGCACTACGACGGCCAGCGCTGGGAGACTGGGGTGCCCTTCGCGAAGGGCGAGCTCGCGGGCATCTGGGGCACGGGGCCCTCGGACATCTACGTGCTGGAATCAGGGCAGGACGTCATCCAGGACCTCCCGAAGGACTTCACCAACCTGTACCACTACGACGGGAAGACCTGGAAGGGCACGGCCGTGCCCTACGGAGGCCGCTTCAACGCCCTATGGGGCGCGGGGAGGGAGCCGCGCATCGGCGGCGCGGGCGGCTCCATCCTCCACTACCAGCCGTGA
- a CDS encoding caspase family protein translates to MRPTREALGLAVLLAAGAALAEERPQATFAFIVGVNRSVDADELPLRYADDDAARYLDLFRLLGARTYLLARLDQNTERLHPQAAAEASVPNWGEWQRLVDQLTRDVAQARARNLGTVVYFIYAGHGSVHNGQGYVTLEDRRLMGGDLAEGLIQQVEADQVHLIVDACSSYFLAYGRGPGGQRRPLKGFSEVARLSEDGRVGLLLSTSSARASHEWEAFQSGVFSHEVRSGLYGAADADGDGRVSYREIAAFVEQANAAIPNERFRPQVHARPPKDGKWLVVLGKAMEHRIEVDGREAQHLRLEDSRGVRLADFHNAPGQRTWLARPIGTGPLYMRRMVDGQEYRIDAMPEVVQLASLTPQQARTADRGAEHEAFNLIFSLPYDQQVADAYDFQAPVPLEVEARRSSSWRRVAGWSALGLAGASLGGGLWTTLSAREAKSGQGASLPHAEAMGQNQRIRTLNHRSTTFYVAGAIAAGAGLGLLLWPEAPAEAFPVAGPDLAGVQLGGRF, encoded by the coding sequence GTGAGGCCAACGCGCGAGGCCCTGGGCCTTGCCGTGCTGCTGGCCGCGGGAGCCGCGCTGGCGGAGGAGCGCCCTCAGGCCACCTTCGCGTTCATCGTCGGGGTGAACCGGAGCGTGGACGCGGACGAGCTTCCCTTGCGCTATGCGGATGACGACGCCGCACGGTATCTGGACCTCTTTCGGTTGCTCGGCGCGCGCACGTACCTGCTGGCCCGCCTGGATCAGAACACGGAGCGGCTGCACCCCCAGGCGGCGGCGGAGGCCAGTGTGCCGAACTGGGGCGAGTGGCAGCGGCTGGTGGACCAGCTCACGCGCGATGTGGCCCAGGCGCGCGCGCGCAACCTGGGAACCGTCGTCTACTTCATCTATGCGGGCCACGGCAGCGTGCACAATGGCCAGGGCTACGTGACGCTGGAGGACCGGAGGCTCATGGGCGGGGACCTGGCCGAGGGCCTCATCCAGCAGGTGGAGGCGGACCAGGTTCACCTCATCGTGGATGCGTGCTCCTCCTATTTTCTGGCCTATGGGCGGGGCCCGGGGGGCCAGCGCCGTCCGCTGAAGGGCTTCAGTGAGGTGGCGCGGCTCTCGGAGGATGGGCGCGTGGGTTTGTTGCTGTCGACCTCCAGCGCCCGGGCCAGCCATGAGTGGGAGGCCTTTCAGTCAGGCGTCTTCAGCCATGAGGTCCGCTCGGGGCTCTATGGGGCGGCGGACGCGGATGGCGATGGGCGGGTGAGCTACCGGGAGATCGCCGCCTTCGTGGAGCAGGCGAACGCGGCCATTCCCAACGAACGCTTCCGCCCGCAGGTTCACGCCCGTCCGCCGAAGGATGGGAAGTGGCTGGTGGTGTTGGGCAAGGCGATGGAGCACCGCATCGAGGTGGATGGGCGCGAGGCTCAGCATTTGCGGCTCGAGGACAGCCGAGGGGTGCGGCTGGCCGACTTCCACAACGCCCCTGGCCAGCGGACGTGGCTGGCGCGGCCCATCGGCACCGGCCCGCTCTACATGCGGCGCATGGTGGATGGCCAGGAGTACCGTATCGACGCGATGCCAGAGGTGGTGCAGCTCGCTTCGCTCACGCCGCAGCAGGCCCGGACGGCCGACCGCGGCGCGGAGCACGAGGCGTTCAATCTCATCTTCTCGCTGCCCTATGACCAGCAGGTGGCCGACGCGTACGACTTCCAAGCCCCCGTGCCCCTGGAAGTCGAGGCGCGCCGCTCGTCTTCTTGGCGCCGGGTGGCGGGGTGGAGCGCGCTCGGGCTTGCGGGGGCGAGCCTGGGCGGTGGGCTCTGGACGACGCTGTCCGCGCGCGAAGCGAAGTCTGGCCAGGGGGCTTCGCTGCCCCATGCCGAGGCCATGGGCCAGAACCAGCGGATTCGCACGCTCAACCATCGCTCCACCACATTCTATGTGGCGGGCGCCATCGCCGCGGGAGCGGGGCTGGGCCTGCTCTTGTGGCCGGAGGCTCCGGCGGAGGCTTTCCCCGTCGCGGGGCCAGACCTCGCGGGAGTGCAGCTGGGAGGCCGGTTTTGA
- a CDS encoding RNA polymerase sigma factor — METENALYSGLGAEREELWLAEFHAGHRPALERCYRELYPTVQRAVGRVLLGADQETVIHEVFYRLISREELRRSFRGGSLKAWMATVAYHLALDYVRRQQREQGALEQSGGLGGHEATESREFSEESDARMLVERFQRECLPAKWHAVFEARFLRQLPQRDAARELGIHRTTLAYQEMRIRALLKRFLLREGDTP, encoded by the coding sequence GTGGAAACCGAAAATGCGCTCTACTCCGGCCTCGGCGCGGAGCGGGAGGAACTCTGGCTGGCCGAGTTCCACGCTGGACACCGCCCCGCGCTGGAGCGGTGCTACCGGGAGCTCTACCCCACGGTCCAGCGTGCCGTGGGCCGCGTGCTGCTGGGAGCCGATCAGGAGACCGTCATCCACGAGGTCTTCTATCGATTGATCTCCCGCGAGGAGCTGCGCCGCAGCTTCCGGGGAGGCTCTCTCAAGGCATGGATGGCCACCGTGGCCTACCACCTCGCGCTCGATTACGTGCGGCGCCAGCAGCGCGAGCAAGGCGCCCTGGAACAATCGGGTGGGCTCGGAGGACACGAAGCCACCGAGAGCCGGGAGTTCTCTGAGGAGAGCGATGCGCGGATGCTCGTCGAGCGCTTCCAGCGCGAGTGCTTGCCCGCCAAGTGGCACGCTGTCTTTGAGGCCCGATTCCTGCGTCAGCTTCCTCAGAGAGATGCGGCGCGGGAACTGGGCATCCACCGGACCACGCTGGCCTATCAAGAGATGCGCATTCGCGCGCTGCTCAAGCGTTTCCTCCTGCGCGAAGGGGACACACCATGA
- a CDS encoding CotH kinase family protein, translated as MKTAAVSVAGDGQDGREQGGMIFWIALVGTVLLTALSTGCGHDEAVEEPAPDPKSGVFTFPALQTDVPLYELTIPLETLAKFEANPYEDEHPATFVFEGKTYSVGVRLRGSSSRFFPKKSWRIEFPKDTAFDGRRKHNLVAEFQDRTMMAEKLAYDSMLAMGLPAPVTKYVRLSINGQYQGVFLDIERVDNSFAEAHGFEDPDPTIYRCGAKDCEMKLWRTAYQQDWQKETNEEKEPGKDDIRTLMNVINRAPEPDFAWMLGENIELERYLRTMAAEVLISNNISEDSQSYFIHDRVTHKWTYVAWDLNNADARWWPTYGLGMKPVVDHPLFPFSLADQWVEKMYLKRNTRPDFLPTFSNLNTRILYNPELRERLFAVVEKSLTELFDPAVIEPRLDAMHQLIAPHMAADPYLRLNDMGQPDPDGLAKFHEGLPFLKAYAQQRTAFVRRELERFRTAPATSFRLNAVRPSEGWVELHNPTAQTLSTAGLVLSADLRRTIPALRQPGTSTVLPERRVPPQGTVRFTREELGFTLPLDGELGLFDGVSVVGAKDVLFYTALPSGGTYVRGDDSRWEAR; from the coding sequence GTGAAAACGGCGGCGGTGAGTGTGGCGGGGGACGGGCAGGACGGGCGGGAGCAGGGGGGAATGATCTTCTGGATTGCCCTGGTGGGGACGGTGCTGCTGACGGCCCTGAGCACGGGGTGTGGACACGACGAGGCCGTGGAGGAACCGGCGCCGGATCCGAAAAGCGGCGTGTTCACGTTCCCGGCGTTGCAGACGGACGTGCCGCTCTATGAGCTGACCATCCCGTTGGAGACCCTGGCGAAGTTCGAAGCCAACCCTTACGAGGACGAGCACCCGGCCACGTTCGTCTTCGAGGGAAAGACGTACTCGGTGGGAGTACGGCTGCGCGGCTCCAGCTCACGCTTCTTCCCCAAGAAGAGCTGGCGCATCGAGTTCCCCAAGGACACGGCGTTCGATGGACGGCGAAAGCACAACCTGGTCGCGGAGTTCCAGGACCGGACGATGATGGCGGAGAAGCTCGCCTACGACTCCATGCTGGCCATGGGGCTGCCCGCGCCCGTGACGAAATACGTGCGGCTGTCCATCAACGGCCAGTACCAGGGCGTCTTCCTCGACATCGAGCGCGTGGACAACAGCTTCGCCGAGGCCCATGGCTTCGAGGATCCGGATCCCACCATCTACCGGTGCGGCGCCAAGGACTGCGAGATGAAGCTGTGGCGCACGGCTTACCAGCAGGACTGGCAGAAGGAGACGAATGAGGAGAAGGAGCCGGGCAAGGACGACATCCGCACGCTGATGAACGTCATCAACCGCGCGCCCGAGCCGGACTTCGCGTGGATGCTGGGCGAGAACATCGAGTTGGAGCGCTACCTGCGCACCATGGCCGCCGAGGTGCTCATCTCCAACAACATCTCGGAGGACTCGCAGAGCTACTTCATCCACGACCGGGTGACGCACAAGTGGACCTATGTGGCGTGGGATCTGAACAACGCCGATGCACGCTGGTGGCCCACGTATGGCCTGGGGATGAAGCCGGTGGTGGACCACCCGCTGTTCCCCTTCAGCCTCGCGGACCAGTGGGTGGAGAAGATGTACCTGAAGCGCAACACGCGGCCGGACTTCCTGCCCACCTTCTCCAACCTCAACACCCGCATCCTCTACAACCCCGAGCTGCGGGAGCGGTTGTTCGCCGTCGTGGAGAAGAGCCTCACCGAGCTGTTCGATCCCGCCGTCATCGAGCCCCGGCTGGACGCGATGCACCAGCTCATCGCGCCGCACATGGCCGCCGACCCGTACCTGCGGCTCAACGACATGGGCCAGCCGGATCCGGACGGGCTGGCGAAGTTCCACGAGGGGCTGCCCTTCCTCAAGGCCTATGCCCAGCAGCGGACCGCCTTCGTGCGCCGAGAGCTGGAGCGCTTCCGCACCGCACCGGCCACGTCCTTCCGGCTCAACGCGGTGAGGCCCAGCGAGGGCTGGGTGGAGCTGCACAACCCCACCGCGCAGACGCTCTCCACCGCGGGGCTCGTCCTGTCCGCGGACCTGCGGCGCACGATTCCCGCGCTGCGCCAACCCGGAACCAGCACCGTGCTGCCCGAGCGCCGGGTTCCCCCCCAGGGCACGGTGCGCTTCACCCGCGAGGAGCTGGGCTTCACCTTGCCCCTCGACGGCGAGCTGGGGCTGTTCGATGGCGTCTCGGTGGTGGGGGCGAAGGACGTCCTCTTCTACACGGCCCTGCCCTCGGGGGGCACCTACGTCCGCGGCGATGACTCCCGCTGGGAGGCCCGCTGA
- the ruvA gene encoding Holliday junction branch migration protein RuvA: MIAALRGTVAEKNLEEAIIDVAGVGYRVAFSTLTLGKLPAEGQPVHVRVRTVVREDAFELFGFLSRAEEEMFLLLTSVSHVGPRLALMVLSGMEVAELAVALGKGEIARLTKIHGVGKKTAERLVLELREKVKELHLEAVAKGASSVAVPAGPKADLVSALLNLGYKAPQAEKAAELAGERLGPEAAFQALFREALKALRSGA, from the coding sequence ATGATCGCGGCACTGCGAGGAACCGTCGCGGAGAAGAACCTGGAAGAGGCCATCATCGACGTCGCGGGGGTGGGTTACCGCGTCGCCTTTTCCACGCTGACGCTGGGGAAGCTTCCCGCGGAAGGGCAGCCTGTCCACGTGCGTGTCCGCACGGTGGTGCGCGAGGATGCCTTCGAGCTGTTCGGCTTCCTCTCGAGGGCGGAGGAGGAGATGTTCCTCCTGCTCACCTCCGTGTCCCACGTGGGCCCGCGCCTGGCGCTGATGGTGCTCTCGGGCATGGAGGTGGCGGAGCTGGCGGTGGCGCTCGGCAAGGGAGAGATTGCCCGGCTCACCAAGATTCACGGCGTGGGGAAGAAGACCGCCGAGCGGCTGGTGCTGGAGCTCCGGGAGAAGGTGAAGGAGCTCCACCTGGAGGCCGTGGCGAAGGGGGCCTCCTCGGTCGCTGTGCCCGCGGGTCCGAAGGCGGACCTCGTCTCGGCATTGCTGAACCTGGGCTACAAGGCGCCGCAGGCGGAGAAGGCCGCGGAGCTGGCCGGAGAGCGGCTCGGCCCCGAGGCGGCCTTCCAGGCCCTGTTCCGCGAGGCCCTCAAAGCCCTGCGCTCGGGGGCCTGA
- the ruvC gene encoding crossover junction endodeoxyribonuclease RuvC, with protein sequence MRVLGVDPGSRFMGYGVVEERRGQLVHLGHGVIKVDPEAPLHQRLMVLHVELTAVLKKYRPESVAVEGVFTFRNARSALVLGHARGVALLAAAQAGLPVHEYAPARVKRSVGAGGASGKDAIARMVCSLLKLEAIERADASDALAVALCHLNQGRVAGLAPAGSSSKRRKGAASLLADRLSPSYRRPEAR encoded by the coding sequence TTGCGTGTCCTGGGGGTCGATCCTGGCAGCCGATTCATGGGCTATGGCGTCGTGGAGGAGCGGCGGGGCCAGCTCGTGCACTTGGGGCATGGGGTCATCAAGGTGGATCCCGAGGCACCGCTCCATCAGCGCCTGATGGTGCTGCACGTGGAATTGACCGCGGTGCTCAAGAAATACCGGCCCGAATCGGTGGCGGTGGAAGGCGTTTTCACCTTCCGCAACGCGCGCAGCGCCCTGGTGCTGGGCCATGCCCGGGGGGTGGCGCTGCTGGCGGCGGCGCAGGCGGGATTGCCCGTGCATGAGTATGCCCCGGCCCGGGTGAAGCGCTCCGTGGGGGCTGGCGGCGCCAGCGGCAAGGACGCCATCGCGCGCATGGTCTGCTCCCTGCTGAAGCTCGAGGCCATCGAACGGGCGGACGCCAGCGACGCCCTCGCGGTGGCGCTCTGTCACCTCAACCAGGGACGGGTGGCGGGGCTCGCCCCGGCGGGTTCCAGCAGCAAGCGCCGCAAGGGTGCGGCCTCGCTGCTCGCGGATCGGCTCAGCCCGTCCTACCGGCGCCCGGAGGCACGATGA